A single window of Sphaerodactylus townsendi isolate TG3544 linkage group LG03, MPM_Stown_v2.3, whole genome shotgun sequence DNA harbors:
- the LOC125428777 gene encoding zinc finger protein OZF-like isoform X2, with the protein MRVTLCWQNYWSVASLAHAREMVGGLQGFSVEEGKDEDSKENFRGRGGPQSQEGSHADQRKDTPILSTGGGFSEIPVQEVRSTKRRRNEGFHADQRINSRKNSSESVPFEIHLQMHRVKKSHKCLNCGKRFLCRAELLRHQRTHNQETTYSCSDCSKSFSQRSDLFQHQRTHSEEKPLICVETQMTFSGRRKGNDVHIPKHGTIRAHKCFRCRKFFSYRSQLLVHQRTHTGEKPFECRECGKRFTRSTTLKQHQIIHTKERPFECSVCLKRFSQSSHLYVHQRIHMKERPFECLECGKRFSHNSTLCVHQRTHTKERPFECSECGKRFSRSAHLQQHQRSHTKTEV; encoded by the coding sequence CACACGCCAGGGAGATGGTTGGGGGGCTACAGGGGTTCTCtgtggaagaaggcaaggatgaAGATTCCAAAGAAAACTTCCGGGGCAGAGGTGGACCACAGAGTCAAGAGGGAAGTCATGCAGACCAGAGAAAGGATACACCCATTCTGTCCACTGGCGGAGGCTTCAGTGAAATCCCAGTCCAAGAAGTAAGGTcaacaaaaagaagaaggaacGAAGGCTTCCACGCTGACCAGAGAATCAACTCCAGGAAAAACAGCAGTGAAAGTGTACCCTTtgagatccatttgcaaatgcacagAGTAAAGAAGAGCCATAAATGCTTGAATTGTGGAAAGAGGTTCCTTTGCAGAGCAGAGCTGCTTAGACATCAGAGAACACATAATCAAGAGACAACTTACAGCTGCTCTGACTGTAGCAAGAGCTTCTCACAAAGATCAGACCTTTTTCAGCACCAAAGGACGCATTCAGAAGAAAAGCCATTAATCTGCGTAGAGACACAAATGACCTTCTCTGGGAGAAGAAAGGGTAATGATGTACACATTCCAAAGCATGGCACAATAAGGGCACATAAATGCTTTAGGTGCAGAAAGTTCTTCAGCTACAGATCACAGCTCCttgtgcaccaaagaacccacacgggagagaaaccttttgaatgcagagaatgtggaaagagattcacacGTAGTACTACTCTCAAACAGCATCAAataattcacacaaaggagagaccttttgaatgttctgtGTGTttaaagagattcagtcaaagtagCCATCTCTATgtgcatcaaagaatccacatgAAGGAGCGGCCTTTCGAAtgcctagagtgtggaaagagattcagtcacaatagcactctgtgtgtgcatcaaagaactcacacaaaggagagaccttttgaatgctcagagtgtggaaagagattcagtcgcagtgcccatcttcaacagcatcaaagatcTCACACCAAGACAGAGGTATAG